A stretch of the Alphaproteobacteria bacterium genome encodes the following:
- a CDS encoding NAD-dependent epimerase/dehydratase family protein: MSVLVTGAAGFIGSHVCQALLAQGEQVHGVDNLNAYYDPALKRARLARIEKRAGFTFHRADITDAEAMAAAAAAAKPLRAVVHFAAQAGVRHSVEHPMDYVRSNIAGQLVVLEMCRAADGLEHLVYASSSSVYGGNTKQPFAITDRVDTPISLYAATKRAGELMGHTYAHLFRIPSTGLRFFTVYGPWGRPDMATYIFTKAIFEGRPIAVYNHGDMRRDFTYIDDIVDGVLRVLARPPADDGSNAPHRLYNIGNNTPEALLRFIGLIEQALGKTAEKILLPIQPGDVPKTYADIDDLRRDTGFVPRTAIDEGIPRFVEWYREYHGT; this comes from the coding sequence GTGAGCGTCCTCGTTACCGGCGCTGCCGGTTTCATCGGCTCTCATGTCTGTCAAGCCCTCCTGGCCCAGGGCGAGCAGGTACATGGTGTGGACAACCTCAACGCCTATTACGACCCTGCGCTCAAGCGCGCTCGCCTAGCCCGGATCGAGAAACGCGCAGGCTTCACCTTCCACCGCGCCGACATCACCGACGCCGAGGCCATGGCCGCAGCGGCAGCAGCAGCCAAGCCCCTGCGTGCTGTGGTGCACTTCGCAGCCCAAGCCGGCGTGCGCCACTCCGTTGAGCACCCCATGGACTACGTCCGCAGCAATATCGCCGGCCAACTCGTTGTTCTCGAGATGTGCCGCGCTGCGGACGGACTCGAGCACTTGGTCTATGCTAGCTCAAGCTCGGTCTATGGCGGCAATACAAAGCAGCCATTCGCCATAACCGACCGCGTGGACACGCCGATCTCGCTCTATGCCGCGACCAAACGCGCCGGCGAGCTGATGGGCCATACCTATGCCCATCTTTTCCGCATACCATCGACAGGCCTGCGTTTCTTCACTGTCTACGGCCCTTGGGGCCGGCCTGATATGGCCACCTATATCTTTACCAAGGCGATTTTTGAAGGCCGGCCGATCGCGGTCTACAATCACGGCGACATGCGCCGCGATTTCACGTATATCGATGACATCGTCGACGGTGTGCTGCGGGTGCTTGCTCGACCACCGGCGGACGACGGCAGCAACGCGCCGCACCGCCTCTACAATATCGGCAACAACACTCCGGAGGCGCTTTTGCGTTTCATAGGGCTGATCGAGCAGGCCCTAGGAAAGACTGCGGAAAAGATCTTGCTGCCGATACAGCCTGGCGATGTGCCCAAGACCTATGCCGATATCGACGACCTGCGGCGCGATACCGGTTTCGTGCCCCGCACCGCCATCGACGAAGGCATTCCCCGCTTCGTCGAATGGTATCGCGAGTATCACGGAACCTAA
- the carB gene encoding carbamoyl-phosphate synthase large subunit, translated as MPKRDDIHSILVIGAGPIVIGQACEFDYSGTQACKALRDENYRVVLVNSNPATIMTDPDTADATYIEPITPEMVAKIIAVERPDAVLPTMGGQTALNTAFSLAEDGTLERYGVALIGANQKAIAMAEDRDQFAAAMARIGLETPRGAVAHSLDEAQVILDSLGLPMIVRPSFTLGGTGGGVAYNREEFERIVTAGLDASPIDKVLIEESIIGWKEYEMEVIRDRADNCIIVCSIENVDPMGVHTGDSVTVAPALTLTDKEYQIMRDASIAVLREIGVETGGSNVQFAVDPATGRLVVIEMNPRVSRSSALASKATGFPIAKVAAKLAVGYTLDEVQNDITGSTPASFEPTIDYVVTKMPRFTFEKFPGTEPLLTTAMKSVGEAMSMGRSFAESLQKALRSMETGLTGLDPVEIANDRDGILASLAQPTPDRLLVIAQALRAGLSVDEVHDACSYDPWFLREIEHIVAAERRVEAQGLPDDAQALTALKGLGFSDARLATLAGCDEAMVSAKRVALNVHPVFKRVDTCAAEFDAQTPYFYSTYETPAWDGGEPECEAQASERRKVMILGGGPNRIGQGIEFDYCCVHAAYALREAGIETIMVNCNPETVSTDYDTSDRLYFEPLTAEDVIEIARLEATRGTLLGLVVQYGGQTPLKLARALEAAGVPIIGTSPDAIDLAEDRKRFQQLLAQLNLKQPDNGTCTTVEEAVAIAERIGYPVLVRPSYVLGGRAMEIVGNSHMLSDYVGRAVRLFGDAPILIDRFLADAIEVDVDALADGEAVHVAGVMEHIEEAGIHSGDSACSLPPHSLSSEIISEIERQTEALARALGVVGLMNVQFAVKRADDGTDQVYIIEVNPRASRTVPFVAKATGTPIAKIAARLMTGESLSDFDLARGRGGHVAVKEAVFPFARFPGVDVLLGPEMKSTGEVMGLDSDFGRAFAKSQIASGTRLPDGGNVFISVRDSDKPAMAEVGRSLSEMGFLLIATAGTAKYLEDAGLVVTRIRKVREGRPHLVDAISDGAVALILNTTEGAQAIKDSYSLRRAALANRVPYYTTVAGSRAVTEAIAALRRGALEVASLQSYT; from the coding sequence ATGCCCAAACGTGACGACATACATTCGATCCTGGTAATCGGCGCTGGGCCGATCGTGATCGGCCAAGCCTGCGAGTTCGACTATTCCGGCACTCAGGCCTGTAAGGCGCTGCGCGACGAAAACTATCGTGTGGTGCTGGTCAATTCCAACCCGGCGACCATCATGACCGACCCGGATACGGCCGATGCCACCTATATCGAGCCGATCACGCCCGAGATGGTGGCAAAAATCATCGCCGTCGAGCGCCCCGATGCGGTACTGCCCACCATGGGGGGGCAGACCGCTCTAAACACTGCATTCTCCCTGGCCGAGGACGGCACCCTGGAGCGCTATGGCGTTGCCCTGATCGGCGCCAATCAGAAGGCGATCGCCATGGCCGAGGACCGCGACCAGTTCGCCGCGGCAATGGCGCGTATCGGCCTGGAGACGCCGCGCGGCGCGGTGGCACATTCGTTGGATGAAGCGCAGGTCATTCTTGACAGTCTCGGGTTGCCAATGATCGTCCGGCCTTCGTTTACGTTGGGCGGAACCGGCGGCGGCGTTGCTTACAATCGCGAAGAGTTCGAGCGCATCGTCACCGCTGGCCTTGACGCTTCGCCGATCGACAAGGTGCTGATCGAGGAATCGATCATCGGCTGGAAGGAATACGAAATGGAGGTGATCCGCGACCGCGCGGACAACTGCATTATCGTCTGCTCGATCGAGAACGTCGATCCCATGGGCGTGCACACTGGCGACAGCGTCACTGTGGCGCCAGCGTTAACACTGACCGACAAAGAATACCAGATCATGCGCGACGCCTCGATCGCAGTGCTGCGCGAGATCGGGGTGGAGACGGGAGGCTCGAACGTCCAGTTTGCCGTCGATCCCGCGACCGGGCGCCTAGTGGTGATCGAGATGAACCCACGCGTCTCACGCTCTTCGGCACTGGCATCAAAAGCCACGGGCTTTCCCATTGCCAAGGTCGCCGCCAAGCTTGCGGTGGGGTACACCCTCGACGAGGTGCAGAACGACATTACCGGGAGCACGCCGGCCTCCTTCGAACCGACCATTGATTACGTAGTCACCAAGATGCCGCGCTTCACCTTCGAGAAGTTTCCCGGCACCGAGCCGCTCCTGACCACGGCAATGAAGTCTGTCGGCGAGGCCATGTCGATGGGTCGCAGCTTTGCCGAATCCTTACAAAAAGCCCTGCGCTCCATGGAGACCGGCCTCACCGGGCTTGATCCGGTGGAGATTGCCAACGACCGCGATGGCATTCTTGCCTCCCTGGCCCAACCGACGCCGGACCGACTCCTGGTCATCGCTCAGGCGTTGCGTGCGGGTCTCAGTGTCGATGAAGTGCATGACGCCTGCAGCTACGATCCTTGGTTTCTGCGCGAGATAGAGCACATCGTCGCTGCCGAGCGCCGAGTCGAGGCACAAGGGCTCCCGGACGATGCACAGGCGCTTACCGCATTAAAAGGATTGGGCTTTTCGGATGCGCGTCTAGCGACACTCGCCGGCTGTGATGAAGCGATGGTGTCGGCCAAGCGTGTCGCGCTCAACGTGCACCCGGTCTTCAAGCGTGTCGATACCTGTGCCGCCGAATTCGACGCACAGACGCCTTACTTCTATTCGACCTACGAAACCCCGGCCTGGGATGGCGGCGAGCCAGAATGCGAGGCCCAGGCGAGCGAGCGCCGCAAGGTGATGATCCTTGGCGGCGGTCCTAACCGTATCGGCCAGGGTATCGAATTTGACTATTGCTGCGTCCACGCCGCGTATGCGCTGCGCGAGGCTGGCATTGAGACCATTATGGTAAACTGCAACCCTGAGACCGTTTCGACCGACTACGACACCTCGGATCGGCTCTACTTCGAGCCGCTGACCGCGGAGGATGTCATCGAGATCGCGCGCCTCGAGGCCACGCGAGGCACCCTACTCGGCCTCGTGGTCCAGTATGGTGGACAAACGCCGCTCAAGCTCGCCCGGGCCCTGGAGGCGGCGGGTGTACCTATCATCGGCACCTCGCCCGATGCCATCGACCTCGCCGAAGACCGCAAGCGGTTCCAGCAATTACTAGCGCAACTCAATCTGAAGCAGCCCGACAACGGCACTTGCACCACCGTCGAGGAGGCCGTGGCGATCGCCGAACGCATCGGCTATCCAGTTCTGGTACGCCCCTCGTACGTTCTGGGCGGCCGGGCGATGGAGATCGTCGGCAACAGCCACATGCTGAGCGACTATGTAGGCCGCGCTGTACGCCTATTTGGCGATGCGCCGATCCTCATCGACCGCTTCCTAGCCGATGCTATCGAAGTAGATGTCGACGCGCTCGCCGACGGCGAGGCTGTCCATGTGGCGGGCGTAATGGAGCATATTGAAGAGGCTGGCATTCACTCGGGCGACTCCGCCTGTTCATTACCGCCCCATTCATTATCTAGCGAGATAATTTCCGAGATAGAACGGCAAACAGAAGCGCTGGCCAGAGCTCTTGGCGTGGTCGGGTTGATGAACGTACAGTTTGCGGTTAAGCGTGCCGATGATGGCACAGATCAGGTCTACATCATTGAGGTCAATCCCCGGGCCAGCCGCACCGTGCCGTTCGTTGCCAAAGCGACAGGCACACCCATTGCCAAGATCGCCGCACGACTGATGACCGGTGAATCTCTGAGCGATTTCGACCTCGCGCGTGGGCGCGGCGGCCATGTCGCAGTTAAGGAAGCCGTATTTCCCTTTGCCCGCTTTCCCGGGGTCGACGTTCTGCTCGGCCCGGAGATGAAGTCCACGGGCGAGGTGATGGGGCTAGATTCGGACTTCGGGCGCGCTTTTGCAAAGTCACAAATTGCGAGCGGCACGCGCCTGCCTGATGGTGGGAACGTGTTCATCTCGGTACGCGACAGTGACAAGCCGGCGATGGCCGAGGTCGGCCGCAGCCTTTCGGAAATGGGCTTTTTGCTGATTGCAACGGCAGGCACCGCAAAATATCTTGAGGATGCTGGCCTCGTCGTGACGCGCATACGCAAGGTTCGAGAGGGGCGCCCGCATTTGGTTGACGCCATATCGGACGGCGCGGTCGCGCTGATCCTCAACACGACCGAAGGCGCCCAGGCCATCAAGGACAGTTACAGCCTGCGCCGGGCGGCTTTGGCGAACCGGGTCCCCTACTATACCACCGTGGCTGGCAGCCGCGCCGTGACCGAGGCGATCGCAGCCCTTCGCCGAGGCGCCCTTGAAGTAGCATCGTTACAATCTTACACTTAG
- the greA gene encoding transcription elongation factor GreA translates to MERVPMTATGYQRLEAELKKLKSEDRPAVIRAISEAREHGDLSENAEYHAARERQSFIEGRVREIEDKLGRAQVIDVDKLSGETVKFGAAITLVDEDTGEEVTYQLVGVDEADVAEGRLSITAPIARAVINKSVGDSVIVETPAGTKGYEIVSVDFR, encoded by the coding sequence ATGGAACGTGTGCCCATGACCGCGACGGGCTATCAACGGCTCGAAGCGGAATTGAAGAAGTTGAAGAGCGAAGACCGACCGGCCGTGATCCGGGCGATCTCGGAGGCGCGTGAACACGGCGATCTGTCCGAGAATGCTGAGTATCACGCTGCCCGTGAGCGCCAAAGCTTCATTGAGGGCCGAGTGCGCGAGATTGAAGACAAGCTCGGTCGCGCCCAGGTGATCGATGTCGACAAGCTGTCGGGCGAGACGGTCAAGTTCGGCGCTGCCATCACATTGGTAGATGAAGATACCGGCGAGGAAGTCACCTATCAACTGGTCGGCGTCGATGAAGCGGATGTCGCGGAGGGACGACTCTCGATCACGGCGCCGATCGCGCGCGCGGTGATCAACAAGTCTGTTGGCGATAGCGTCATCGTCGAAACACCCGCGGGCACCAAAGGCTACGAGATTGTCTCCGTGGACTTTCGGTGA
- a CDS encoding mitochondrial fission ELM1 family protein, translating into MSDPAERIWVLADDRVGHANQAVAVAEALDAPFDTKRLRYNDLAQLPNALLGASLDHLTSETRGTLAPPWPVLVIAAGRRTVPVARALRRKAPGLRCVQCMWPGVGAADFDLIALPAHDRQQEFATVVRTVGAPHRVTRQRLAEAGEVWAPRLDRMPRPRIALLLGGTTGRRNFAPDDAELLAAQIRVIGGSIMMTSSRRTPVSVRDILASQLRPLHRYDWSEDGTDNPYLGYLALADTLVVTGDSTGMCTEACASGLPVYIFAAADMIAGKHRILHKALYAAGLARPLETATKDLYQPDTTPLDDASSVARAIRERDLL; encoded by the coding sequence GTGAGCGACCCGGCCGAGCGTATCTGGGTTCTTGCCGATGATCGCGTAGGGCACGCCAACCAGGCCGTGGCCGTGGCCGAAGCGCTGGACGCTCCGTTCGATACCAAGCGGCTCCGTTACAACGATCTAGCCCAGCTTCCCAATGCGTTGCTCGGCGCAAGTTTAGATCATCTGACGAGCGAGACCCGTGGCACGCTTGCGCCGCCCTGGCCAGTGCTGGTGATCGCCGCCGGCCGGCGCACAGTGCCCGTTGCCAGAGCCCTGCGTCGTAAGGCGCCCGGGCTACGCTGCGTGCAATGCATGTGGCCCGGCGTGGGTGCCGCGGATTTCGATCTGATTGCGCTGCCTGCCCACGACCGGCAACAGGAGTTCGCAACTGTCGTGCGCACGGTTGGCGCTCCCCACCGTGTCACGCGGCAGCGCCTAGCGGAGGCAGGAGAGGTGTGGGCACCGCGGCTGGATAGGATGCCGCGGCCGCGAATCGCGCTCTTGCTGGGGGGGACGACGGGGCGGCGCAATTTCGCGCCTGACGATGCCGAGTTACTGGCCGCGCAAATCCGCGTCATCGGGGGTTCCATCATGATGACAAGCAGTCGGCGCACGCCCGTATCCGTTCGTGACATCCTTGCCAGCCAACTCAGGCCACTGCACCGTTACGACTGGTCCGAGGACGGCACGGACAATCCCTATCTCGGTTACCTGGCCCTTGCCGATACCCTTGTCGTGACAGGCGATTCGACCGGCATGTGCACCGAAGCCTGTGCCAGCGGCCTGCCCGTCTATATCTTCGCCGCAGCCGATATGATCGCCGGCAAGCACCGCATCCTGCACAAGGCGCTTTACGCTGCCGGCCTCGCACGCCCCCTGGAAACCGCCACAAAAGACCTTTATCAGCCCGACACCACACCACTCGACGATGCCTCCAGCGTCGCACGCGCCATTCGCGAACGCGACTTGCTATAA
- the trxB gene encoding thioredoxin-disulfide reductase, producing MPDCHHSKVLILGSGPAGLTAAIYAARADLEPRLVHGIQPGGQMTITTDVENYPGFADVVQGPWLMEQMTEQARKVGTDFVNDIVTAVDLSRRPFEATGDGGDAYLGDALIIATGAQARWLGLESESRLQGFGVSACATCDGFFYRGREVVVVGGGNTAVEEALFLANLASKVTLVHRRDALRAERILQERLLRRDKVEIAWNSVVEDILAQGMPPTVTGVRLRNVKNNETRELTTDGVFIAIGHNPVTDLFAGQVDVDDDGYIRTAPNSTVTNIAGVFAAGDVQDKRFRQAVTAAGSGCMAALEAEHFLASAEVAAAAE from the coding sequence GTGCCCGACTGCCACCACTCCAAGGTTCTCATTCTCGGCTCAGGCCCCGCCGGCTTGACCGCCGCCATCTATGCCGCTCGCGCCGATCTCGAGCCGCGGCTTGTGCACGGCATTCAGCCGGGCGGGCAAATGACCATCACCACCGATGTAGAGAACTATCCAGGCTTCGCCGACGTGGTTCAGGGCCCTTGGCTAATGGAACAAATGACCGAGCAGGCACGCAAGGTAGGCACCGACTTCGTCAACGATATCGTCACTGCGGTCGACCTCAGCCGGCGACCCTTCGAGGCGACGGGTGACGGCGGCGATGCTTATCTTGGTGATGCCCTGATCATCGCCACTGGCGCCCAGGCGCGCTGGCTGGGCCTGGAGTCCGAGTCCCGGCTGCAGGGATTTGGCGTCTCCGCCTGCGCCACCTGCGACGGATTTTTCTATCGCGGTCGCGAAGTGGTGGTCGTTGGTGGCGGCAACACGGCGGTAGAGGAAGCCTTGTTTCTCGCTAACCTTGCCTCGAAAGTGACCCTGGTACACCGGCGCGATGCTTTACGTGCCGAGCGAATTCTACAAGAGCGCCTGCTGCGCCGCGATAAGGTCGAGATAGCCTGGAACAGCGTCGTCGAGGATATTCTCGCCCAAGGCATGCCGCCGACAGTAACAGGCGTGCGGCTGCGCAACGTAAAGAACAACGAGACCCGCGAGCTTACGACAGACGGCGTGTTCATCGCCATCGGCCACAACCCCGTCACGGATCTCTTCGCCGGCCAGGTTGATGTGGACGACGATGGCTACATCCGCACCGCACCGAATAGTACAGTGACAAATATTGCCGGCGTGTTTGCCGCGGGCGACGTTCAGGACAAGCGTTTCCGCCAGGCAGTCACCGCCGCCGGCAGTGGTTGCATGGCCGCTTTGGAGGCAGAGCACTTCCTGGCCTCCGCGGAGGTAGCGGCAGCGGCCGAATAA
- a CDS encoding LysR family transcriptional regulator codes for MDWDKLRIFHVVAGAGSFTHAGDSLDLSQSAVSRQIRSLEETLKVPLFHRHARGLILTEQGELLHQTTSEVFAKLTAAEMLLSESKERPQGLLRINTTVGFGSMWLTGVISEFLDNYPDIAVALLVGEDELDLSMREADVAIRMAPPRQPDLIQRRLFRGRFAVFAIADYLNRFGTPRSMEDLTGHRVVTYGDRVSIPFLHINWLADALREIDAEFQPAFTVNNLYGILRAVETGIGIALLPAFMGRQNPQLVRILPEAEPPAADGYFVYPEELKQSQRVMVFRDFLLRKLTEEPL; via the coding sequence ATGGACTGGGATAAGCTTCGCATATTCCACGTTGTCGCCGGGGCCGGCAGCTTTACGCATGCAGGCGACTCTCTCGATCTCAGCCAATCGGCAGTGAGCCGGCAAATTCGTAGCCTCGAAGAAACCCTGAAAGTACCTCTGTTCCACCGCCACGCACGCGGGCTTATTCTGACCGAACAAGGCGAGTTGTTGCACCAAACCACGAGCGAGGTCTTCGCTAAGCTGACCGCAGCCGAAATGTTGCTCAGTGAAAGCAAGGAGCGGCCGCAGGGCCTGTTGCGTATCAACACTACCGTCGGTTTCGGCTCCATGTGGTTGACTGGCGTTATCAGCGAGTTTCTCGACAATTACCCGGATATCGCAGTGGCGCTACTGGTCGGTGAGGACGAGCTTGATTTGTCGATGCGCGAGGCCGACGTCGCCATCCGTATGGCGCCACCACGCCAGCCTGACCTGATCCAGCGCCGGCTTTTCCGGGGGCGCTTTGCAGTTTTCGCTATCGCTGACTACCTCAATCGCTTCGGCACACCTCGCAGTATGGAAGATTTGACCGGTCACCGCGTCGTTACCTATGGCGACCGGGTCTCGATTCCGTTTCTGCACATCAATTGGCTGGCAGATGCCCTACGTGAGATCGATGCCGAATTCCAACCCGCCTTCACCGTCAACAACCTGTACGGCATCCTGCGCGCAGTCGAGACGGGCATCGGCATCGCCCTCCTGCCTGCGTTCATGGGTAGGCAGAACCCGCAATTGGTGCGCATCCTGCCGGAGGCTGAACCACCGGCGGCAGACGGCTACTTCGTCTACCCAGAAGAACTCAAACAGTC